In Streptomyces camelliae, the sequence GCCTGCGCCTCCTCGTCCGGGACCCTGTTCATCTCGGCGACCAGGGCGCTCTGCGACAGGCGTTCCTTGTAGACGCCCAGCGGGTTGAGGAATTCGTCGTCGATGATGGCGTTGTACATGCCCATGCAGCCCTCGTCGAAGACGCCGATGATCGCCTTCTCCTCGCGCAGCTGCCGGGCCAGCGCCACGCCCAGCTCGGTCTCGGGGTTCTCGGGCAGCGGGGGCAGGGGGCGCACGTGGCTGGTGTCGTGGGTGAGGACGCCGGTCTCCAGCCAGGTGCGCAGGCCGTCGCGGGCCCAGTCGTCGGTGAAGTCGGCGCTCCACAGCACGGAGTAGTCACGCCCGGCCTTGGTGAGGCTGCCGGCCAGGTTCAACAGGCCGACCAGGCCGGGGAATTCGCCGCTCCAGTTGGCGACGATCAGGATGGGGCCCCGGTGGTCGCGCAGTCCGGCCAGGACATGGTGGCTGTACTGCCAGACGCCTTCGACGACGATCAGAGGCGCCTCTTTGGGCAGGCTCTTGAACACCTCGATGCCGGCGCGCTGGCTGTCGATGAAGCCGTGCCCCTTGGCCGCGTCGAAGGCATGGCCCCGGCGGACCTGCCGGCCCAGGTCCGTCAGCGCCGCGGCGAGGTCGTTCTCCAGCTTCTCCTGGGTGGGCCAGCACGTGACATTGGCGGCGGGGCGCAGGTCGCCGCTGGCCACGGTGTAGACGGTGCGCGGCTCGGCGGCAGCCGGCCGGCTCGGCACGGGCAGGGTGTACGCGGTCATGCGATCTCCGTTGGGGTGTGCGTATGACGGCCACCTCCAGCCGACGGTTTCGGGTGGTGGGTGGGCATAGTTCGGGGGTCCAGGGGGCGCAGCCGCCTGGCGGGGTTCAAGGGGTGGAGCCCCTTGGCCTGTCCTCGGAAGGGCTCAGCGCTCCTGCAGCGGGGCGAGGGCGTGCACGGTCGCCGAAGTCTCCCGGTACAGCCGTCGGTACAGGCCGTACAGCTCGTCGTACCGCCGTCGGTGGTCCGCACGCGGCGTCACCGTCTCGCGCACCGGGTTCCAGGCGTCGATGTCGGCGTCCCCGACGAGTTGCGCCGCAAGCAGTGCGCCGCCGTAGCCGGCGCCGATGGTGATGGTGCGCAGCTCCTGGGGGAGGCCGGTGATGTCGGAGACGATCTGTGTCCACAGGTCGCCCTGGGTGCCGCCGCCGACGGCGACCACGCGGCGGATGTCGCCGCCCGCCTCCTCGATGACCTCGATGTTGTGGCGGACCCCGAACCCGGTGGCCTCCAGCGCGGCCCGGTAGAGGTCGCCACGGGTGTGGGACAGCGTGAGTCCGGCGATCACCCCACGGGCGTCCGGGTCCATGATCGGAGTGCGTTCGCCGGAGAAGTACGGCAGCATCAGCAGCCCTCCCGCGCCGGGCCCCGACTCGGCGGCCAGACGGGTCAGTTCGGCGTGGTCCCCACCGGCGAACAGGTCGCGCAGCCAGTTGGTGACCGCCCCCGAGGTGGCCATGCCGCCGGCCAGGTTGCGGGTGCCGGGCAGGGCGCCGACCGTGCCCCACAGGGACGGGCTGGTGAGCGGCTCGGGCACGGTGTGGATCAGGAACATGGTCGTGCCGTACATGAGCATCAGGTCACCGGTGTGCTGCGCGCCCACGCTGAGGGCCTCGGCCCAGGCGTCGACGGTGCCGGTGGCGACGGGGATCCCGGCCGTGAGACCCGTTGCGGCGGCGGCCTCGGCGGTGACGGTGCCGGCCGCCTCGCCGGGCCAGCGCAGCGGTGGCAGCTCGATGCCGGGCGCGACCTCGGCCGCCCAGGGGCCGTACCACTGGCCCGCGAGGGTGTCGTACAGCGGAGTGCACTGACTGGCCGAGTGGTGGTCCAGCACATAGGCGCCGGTGAGTCTGCGGACCAGCCAGGAACTGGGCATGTAGAGGCGGCGGGCGCGGGCGTACAGCTCCGGCTCCTCCTCGGCGACCCAGGCGATCTTCGGCCCGGCGGCCTGTGTGGTGAGCGCGGAGCCGCCCCTGCGGATGATCTCGTCGGCGCCGAGCCGTTCCTCGATGCGGCGGATCTGGCCGACCGAGCGAGTGTCGACGCCGTAGAGGATCGCGGGGCGCAGCGGCGTGTCGTGCTCGTCGGTGAGCAGTACGCAGGGGCCCATGCCGCTGACCCCGACGGCGAGTACGGTCGTGTCGTCGGGGCCGGTCAGCTCACGGGTGAGTGCGGTGAACTCGTGCCACCACACGGAGGCGTCCATTTCGAAGCGGCCGGGGCCCGGCCTGCTGGGGGTGTGCTCCCGCACGGCCGAGCGGATCAGGGTGCCGTCGAGACCGACGAGAACCCCTTTGCTGCTCGATGTGCCGATGTCCACACCGATGACTGCGTTGCGAGGCATGACGAGCACGCTGGCAGAAATCGATTTCAGCGTCAAGAGTCTGTGTGAGGTCGTGTCTCATGGCCAGGAAAGGCTCGCCCAAAGGGTGCAAGTTGGATATCGCGGGGTCAGGGGCCCCGCTCCCGTCTCACCTCTTGACACCCTCTGGGGCCCGCCCTACGTTTCGCTGAAATGGATTTCACGGGGATGTGCGGCCCGCGTCGGGCGCGCCCCGCACCCACTTCTGAGGGCACAGACACGATGACGACTTTTGGACTCGACGGCATCTCCCGCAGGACGCGTGCCGTGAGCCGTTCCATCAGCGCCGAGAACTTCACCGGCGCCAAGGGAGGCGGTGGCCAGGCCACCGAGGGCACCGGAGCGGTCGCCGCGAGCAGGCTGGGGCCGGGCTGGAAGATCTCCCCGAGCATCGACATCGCCGCGGGGGAGACCGCGGTGCTCGCCGACATCGAGGGGTCAGGCACCGTCCGCCACCTGTGGTGCACCACCGACCCGCACACGGCCTGGCGCGGCACCCTGCTGCGGATGTACTGGGAGGGCGAACAGACGCCGGCCGTCGAGGTCCCGCTCGGCGACTTCTTCTGCAACGGCTGGAACACCTTCAGCCAGGTCTCGTCCGTGCCGGTCGCCGCCAACCCCAACGGCGGCTTCAACGCGTACTGGCCCATGCCGTTCCGCCGCCGCGCCCGCATCACCTTGGAGAACCTGACCGCCGAGAAGGTCACCCTGTACTACCAGGTCGACTACGAGCTGGACGTGGTCGACGACGACGCCTCCTACTTCCATGCCCAGTGGCGGCGCAGCCACCCGGTGCCGTACGGCGAGGTGCACACGCTGCTCGACGGGGTCACCGGCGCCGGCAGCTATGTGGGCACCTACCTCGCCTGGGCCGTCAACAGCCCGGGCTGGTGGGGGGAGGGCGAGCTGAAGTTCTACCTGGACGGCGACGACGCGTTCCCGACGATCTGCGGCACTGGCACCGAGGACTACTTCGGCGGCGCCTGGAACTTCGACGTTCCCGGGCAGGGGTACACCGCCTACACCACCCCCTACCTGGGCCTGAACCAGATCCTGCGCCCCGACGGGATTTACCGCAGCCAGCAGCGGTTCGGGATGTACCGCTGGCACGTCCTCGACCCCGTCCGCTTCTCCCAGGACCTGCGCGTCACCGTGCAGAGCCTCGGCATCGGCCCCGGCCAGGGCAACGGTCTGCCGCACCGCTACCGGCACACCAGCGACGACATCGCCAGCACCTCGCTGTTCTACCTGGACGCCCCCAGCTCCGCCTCCCGCCCCGCCCCGCCGGACCTGCTGACCCTCGAAGTCGACTGAGCCTCCCTCACTCTCCCCATCCCACTCCGACAGGAGCGCACGCATGCTCCAACACGGCACCGAAGCCGGGTTCCCGGCCACGACGTCACGCCGGCGCCTTCTCACCGCGGCGGCCGGCGCCGGCGCGGCCCTCGCCGCCACGCCCCTGCTCACCGGTTGCGGCACGGCACAGGCGAAGGGGGGCAACCTCCAGTTCTGGAACTTCTACGGCCCCCAGCGCTCACCCGACCCCGCGATCAACGCCCAGTCCAAGTGGTTCGTGGACATGGTCGCCACCTGGAACCGCACCCACAAGCAGCAGATCGACCTCGTCTATCTGCCCCAGCCCACCTACCTCAACGGCTTCAAGCTCCCGTCCGCCTTCGCCACCGGCGAGGGCCCGGACATCTTCCTGCTCTCGCCCGGTGACTTCCTGCGCTACTACAACGGCGGCGTCCTCGCCGACCTCACTCCGCACATGGACCAGGCCGCCATCGACGACTACGGCTCCGCACTCGACAGCCGCAAGGTCGACGGCAAGGTCTACGCCCTCCCCATGGAGATCGAGCCGCTGGCCATGTTCTACGCGCAGGACGTGTGGGAGAAGGCCGGCCTGTCCGAGGCCGACATCCCCACCACCTGGGAGCAGATGCTCGACATCGGCGACAAGCTGCGTACGAAGACCCGGGCGGGCCTCGTCTTCGAGACCCAGCCCGGCTACTACCAGAACTTCACCTGGTACCCGTGGATGTGGCAGGGCGGCGGCGACGTCATGGACCACCAGGGCAAGGTCGTCTTCGACTCCCAGGCCACCCGCCAGGCCCTCGCGCTGTGGCAGGACGCCGTGCGCCACGGCATCGCCCCGCGCACCGTACCCGCCGCCGACGACGTGATCGGCGGCTTCAAGGGCGGCAACGTCGCCATGTGGCAGCAGGGCATCTGGAACGTCGCCAGCTTCAAGGCATTCGCGCCCAAGTACCGCTACGGCGTCTTCAAGCTGCCGGTCCCGCCGGGCGGCAAGTACGTCACCACGCTCGGCGGTTGGTCCTTCTGCGCCAACGCCCAGGGCCGCAATCCCGAGGCCGCGGCCGAGTTCTGCGCCTGGGCGCTCGGTTCCATGAAGGACGACTCGATCAACCGGATGGTCGACTGGTGCGTCGGCGCCAAGTCCGACGTGGCGCCCCGCGCCAGCGCCCTGGAGCGGGGCGCCGCCAAGGGCGGCTACGACTCCGAGGTCATGAAGAAGTTCAAGGACGAGATCTTCCCCGGCGGACGCGCCGAGCCGCGCTATCCCCCGGTCGTCTACAAGGCGATCTCCGACGCCATCCAGGGCACCATGCTCGCCGGCCGCGGGGTGGCCGGCGAGGCGGCCAGAGCCGCCCAGTCCATAGCCGCATACACCAAGAGCTACAAGGGGGCGAGCCTGATATGAGCAGCGTCGCCGCACAACAGCGCCGGCGGACCGCCGCCCCGGCACAGTCACCCGCCTCCGCGGACACACCGAGACTCAGCCGCAAGCACCGCGAATGGCTGGCCGCGGGCCTGTTCCTCGCCCCCGACGTCCTCGGGCTCCTCGTCTTCGTCGCGATCCCGATGGTGCTCTCCATCGCCCTGAGCTTCTTCCAGGTCAGCGGCTTCGGCTCGTACCAGTGGATCGGGCTCGGCAACTACCGGCGGATGATGCACGACCCGCTGTTCTGGGACTCGATGAGGATCACCGGCGAGTACGTGGTGATCCTCGTGCCCGTCCTGTTCTGCGTGAGCCTCGGCCTCGGCCTGCTGGTGAAGCAGAAGCTGCCCGGCGTCGGCGTCTACCGCACCGCGCTCTTCCTGCCGTATGTGATCAGCCTCGTGGTGGTCGGCGTGCTGTGGAAGTTCCTGCTCGACGAGCAGACGGGCGTGGTCAACCGGGCCATGCGCGCGGCCGGCTTCGACGGCGAGTCCTGGCTCGGCAGCCCCTCCCTGGCCCTCGGCTGCGTCATCGCCGTCATGGTGTGGGTGATGATGGGCTACTACATGATCATCTTCCTGGCGGGGCTCCAGGAGATCCCCAAGGAGTTCTACGAGGCCGCGAAGCTGGACGGCGCGGGCCCGTGGACCACCTTCCGCACCATCACCTGGCCGCTGCTGCGCCCGACCAGCTTCTTCGTCCTGCTGATGTCGACGGTCGCCGCCATCACCGGCGGACTCGACCTGATCTTCGTCCTGACCAACGGCGGCCCCGCCAACGGCACGTCGCTGGCGATCTTCTACATCTACCAGCAGGCCTTCGGATTCGGCGAGTTCGGCTACGCGTCGGCCATGGGCTCGTTCCTGGTGCTGATCATGGTCGTGATCTCCGCCGTGATCTTCAAGTTCACGAGAGGCGGGAGGTTCGACGATGGCGAGTGACGCCCTGACGAGCCGGGCGGGCGGGCGCCGGCTTCGCTCCCCACGCACGGGACTCACGGCCCTGGCCGTCGTCCTGTCGCTGATCAGCATCTTCCCGGTGCTGTGGATGGTCACGTCGTCCTTCAAGACCCGGGTCACCGTCACCGACGGCAACCTGATCCCGAAGGACTTCACCTTCGACAACTTCGTCTACGTCTTCACCGAGGTGCCCTTCGGCCGCTACCTCTGGAACAGCTTCTTCGTCTCCGCGGTGATCACCGTGGTGGCGCTGTTCTTCCACTCCATGGCTGCCTACGCGCTCGCCCGGCTGCGCTTCCCAGGCCGCGAGAAGCTCTTCGGCGCGATCTTCGCCACCCTGCTGGTCACGGCCCCGGTCGTGCTGATCCCGCTGTTCCTGGTCGCTCGCGAGCTGGGCCTGCTGAACAGCTACGCCGGCCTGATCATCCCGGCCGTCTTCAACGCCTTCGGCGTCTTCCTGCTGCGCCAGTTCTACCTGGGGCTGCCCAGGGAACTGGAGGAGGCGGCGATCGTCGACGGCTGCGGCCACTGGCGGGTGTACTGGAACATCGTCCTGCCGATGTCCCGGCCCATCCTCTCGGCCCTGGCGATCTTCTTCTTCCTCGCCAACTGGAACGCCTTCGTCTGGCCGCTGGTCGCCACCAACGACCAGTCGCTGACGGTGGTTCAGCTCGGCATCGCCTCCTTCCAGAACCAGTACACCTCCAACTGGAACTACATCCTGGCGGCGGCCACGGTCGCGGCACTGCCCATGCTGGCGCTGTTCTTCGTGTTCCAGCGGCAGATCGTGGAGTCGATCAAGACGTCCGGGCTGAAGTAGTCCCGGGCCTGCGAAAGGGGGCGCGGTGCCGGCCACGTGACCGGCACCGCACCCCCTCGCGCGCTGTGCGTGGCCGTCCGGCTCACGGCCCGGCGGTGCTCTCCCGCACCTGTAGCTTGGTGCGCAGTACCACCGTCTGCAGCGGCGACGGCTTGCCCTCGATGCGCTGCAGCAGCAGGTCGGCCGCCGAACGGCCCAACTCGTACGAGGGCAGTTCCACGGTGGTCAGGGAGGGGCGTACCAGCGACGCCCACGGCACGTCTCCGAAGGACAGCACACCGATGGCCGGCGGGGTGCGCCCGACCTCGCGGAGCGCCTCCAGGACGCCGATCGTCATCAGGTTGTTGGCGACGAACACGGCGTCCGGCGG encodes:
- a CDS encoding FGGY-family carbohydrate kinase — encoded protein: MPRNAVIGVDIGTSSSKGVLVGLDGTLIRSAVREHTPSRPGPGRFEMDASVWWHEFTALTRELTGPDDTTVLAVGVSGMGPCVLLTDEHDTPLRPAILYGVDTRSVGQIRRIEERLGADEIIRRGGSALTTQAAGPKIAWVAEEEPELYARARRLYMPSSWLVRRLTGAYVLDHHSASQCTPLYDTLAGQWYGPWAAEVAPGIELPPLRWPGEAAGTVTAEAAAATGLTAGIPVATGTVDAWAEALSVGAQHTGDLMLMYGTTMFLIHTVPEPLTSPSLWGTVGALPGTRNLAGGMATSGAVTNWLRDLFAGGDHAELTRLAAESGPGAGGLLMLPYFSGERTPIMDPDARGVIAGLTLSHTRGDLYRAALEATGFGVRHNIEVIEEAGGDIRRVVAVGGGTQGDLWTQIVSDITGLPQELRTITIGAGYGGALLAAQLVGDADIDAWNPVRETVTPRADHRRRYDELYGLYRRLYRETSATVHALAPLQER
- a CDS encoding glycoside hydrolase family 172 protein — translated: MSRSISAENFTGAKGGGGQATEGTGAVAASRLGPGWKISPSIDIAAGETAVLADIEGSGTVRHLWCTTDPHTAWRGTLLRMYWEGEQTPAVEVPLGDFFCNGWNTFSQVSSVPVAANPNGGFNAYWPMPFRRRARITLENLTAEKVTLYYQVDYELDVVDDDASYFHAQWRRSHPVPYGEVHTLLDGVTGAGSYVGTYLAWAVNSPGWWGEGELKFYLDGDDAFPTICGTGTEDYFGGAWNFDVPGQGYTAYTTPYLGLNQILRPDGIYRSQQRFGMYRWHVLDPVRFSQDLRVTVQSLGIGPGQGNGLPHRYRHTSDDIASTSLFYLDAPSSASRPAPPDLLTLEVD
- a CDS encoding ABC transporter substrate-binding protein; this encodes MLQHGTEAGFPATTSRRRLLTAAAGAGAALAATPLLTGCGTAQAKGGNLQFWNFYGPQRSPDPAINAQSKWFVDMVATWNRTHKQQIDLVYLPQPTYLNGFKLPSAFATGEGPDIFLLSPGDFLRYYNGGVLADLTPHMDQAAIDDYGSALDSRKVDGKVYALPMEIEPLAMFYAQDVWEKAGLSEADIPTTWEQMLDIGDKLRTKTRAGLVFETQPGYYQNFTWYPWMWQGGGDVMDHQGKVVFDSQATRQALALWQDAVRHGIAPRTVPAADDVIGGFKGGNVAMWQQGIWNVASFKAFAPKYRYGVFKLPVPPGGKYVTTLGGWSFCANAQGRNPEAAAEFCAWALGSMKDDSINRMVDWCVGAKSDVAPRASALERGAAKGGYDSEVMKKFKDEIFPGGRAEPRYPPVVYKAISDAIQGTMLAGRGVAGEAARAAQSIAAYTKSYKGASLI
- a CDS encoding carbohydrate ABC transporter permease yields the protein MSSVAAQQRRRTAAPAQSPASADTPRLSRKHREWLAAGLFLAPDVLGLLVFVAIPMVLSIALSFFQVSGFGSYQWIGLGNYRRMMHDPLFWDSMRITGEYVVILVPVLFCVSLGLGLLVKQKLPGVGVYRTALFLPYVISLVVVGVLWKFLLDEQTGVVNRAMRAAGFDGESWLGSPSLALGCVIAVMVWVMMGYYMIIFLAGLQEIPKEFYEAAKLDGAGPWTTFRTITWPLLRPTSFFVLLMSTVAAITGGLDLIFVLTNGGPANGTSLAIFYIYQQAFGFGEFGYASAMGSFLVLIMVVISAVIFKFTRGGRFDDGE
- a CDS encoding carbohydrate ABC transporter permease; amino-acid sequence: MASDALTSRAGGRRLRSPRTGLTALAVVLSLISIFPVLWMVTSSFKTRVTVTDGNLIPKDFTFDNFVYVFTEVPFGRYLWNSFFVSAVITVVALFFHSMAAYALARLRFPGREKLFGAIFATLLVTAPVVLIPLFLVARELGLLNSYAGLIIPAVFNAFGVFLLRQFYLGLPRELEEAAIVDGCGHWRVYWNIVLPMSRPILSALAIFFFLANWNAFVWPLVATNDQSLTVVQLGIASFQNQYTSNWNYILAAATVAALPMLALFFVFQRQIVESIKTSGLK